One window from the genome of Nicotiana sylvestris chromosome 9, ASM39365v2, whole genome shotgun sequence encodes:
- the LOC138877925 gene encoding uncharacterized protein, with the protein MAKESGSEISFQDATNMVRRVEMVLALGSGQGSEKRTRHSGGFSRALSGGQGTISVCSRDASVLFDPGSTYSYVSSYFASYLVVPRDSLSATVFVSTPIGDSIVVDHVYHSCMVIIGGLETSIDLLLLDMLDFDVILGMDWLSPYHAILDYHAKTVTLALLGLPLLEWRGTHGHSISRDISYMKARRIVEKGCLAYLAYVRDSSAEVPSMYFVPVVREFPEVFPVNLSGMPPDRDIDFCIDLALCNQPISILSYRMAFAGVERIEGAVARSA; encoded by the exons atggctaaggagtcagggagtgagatttctttccaggatgcaacCAATATGGTCAGACGAGTTGAGATGGTGTTAGCTttggggagtggtcaggggtctgaaaAAAGGACTCGTCACTCTGGTGGATTTAGTAGGGCCTTATCTGGAGGTCAAG gtactatttcagtttgtagtagagatgcttcagttctatttgatccagggtctacatactcctatgtgtcttcttattttgcttcatatttggttgtgcctcgtgattctttgagtgctacCGTGTTTGTGTCCACACCGATAggggattctattgttgtagatcatgTATATCATTCGTgtatggttattattgggggtcttgagactagcattgatctcctacttctcgatatgcttgatttcgatgtcattttggggatggattggctatcaccttatcatgctatattggactatcacgccaagactgtgaccttagcattgCTGGGGTTGCCTctattagagtggagagggacacATGGTCATTCTATCAGCAGGgatatttcttatatgaaggctcggcgtatagtcgagaaggggtgtttggcttacttggcttatgttcgtgattctagtgcggaggttccttccatgtaTTTTGTGCCAGTTGTTCGGGAGTTCCCAGAGGTATTTCCTGTAaacctgtcggggatgccacccgacagggatattgacttttgcattgatttggctctatgtaatcagcccatttctattctgtcataCCGCATGGCCTTTGctggagttgaaagaattgaaggagcagttgcaagatctgcttga